The following DNA comes from Pseudomonas marginalis.
CTGTCCAACGAGCGCGACCCGCTCAAGGGCCGCCAGTTGCCGATCATGTACTCGGTCAAGGATGCAGGCTTCTTCACCATCTCCGGCAACCTCGCCACCCAATTCGTACAGGGTGTGGGCTGGGGCATGGCCTCGGCGATCAAGGGCGATACCAAGATCGCCTCGGCCTGGATCGGCGACGGCGCCACCGCCGAATCCGACTTCCACACCGCCCTCACCTTCGCCCACGTGTACCGCGCCCCGGTGATTCTCAACGTGGTCAACAACCAATGGGCCATCTCCACCTTCCAGGCCATCGCCGGTGGTGAAGCCACCACCTTCGCCGGACGCGGCGTCGGCTGCGGCATCGCCTCCCTGCGCGTGGACGGCAACGACTTTATCGCGGTGTACGCCGCCTCCGCCTGGGCCGCCGAGCGTGCGCGCCGCAACCTCGGCCCAACCCTGATCGAATGGGTCACCTACCGTGCCGGTCCGCACTCCACCTCGGACGATCCGTCCAAATACCGCCCCGCCGACGACTGGAGCCACTTCCCGCTGGGCGACCCGATTGCCCGCCTCAAGCAGCACCTGATCAGGATTGGCCAGTGGTCCGAAGAGGAACACGCGGCGGTCAGTGCCGAACTGGAAGCCGAGGTGATCGCCGCGCAGAAACAGGCCGAACAGTACGGCACCCTGGCCGGTGGCCAGATCCCAAGCGCCGCGACCATGTTCGAAGACGTCTATAAAGAGATGCCGGAGCACTTGAAGCGCCAGCGTCAGGAGTTGGGGATCTGACATGAACGATCACAACAACAGCATCGAATTGGAAACCGCCATGACCACCACCACCATGACCATGATCCAGGCCCTGCGCTCGGCCATGGATGTGATGCTTGAACGTGATGACAACGTGGTGGTGTTCGGCCAGGACGTCGGTTACTTCGGCGGAGTATTCCGCTGCACCGAAGGCTTGCAGACCAAGTACGGCAGCTCGCGGGTGTTCGACGCACCGATCTCGGAAAGCGGCATCATCGGCGTGGCCGTGGGCATGGGTGCCTATGGCCTGCGCCCGGTGGCCGAAATCCAGTTCGCCGACTACGTCTACCCCGCCACTGACCAGATCATCTCCGAAGCGGCGCGCCTGCGTTATCGCTCGGCCGGCCAGTTCACCGCGCCCTTGACCATGCGCATGCCCTGCGGCGGCGGCATCTACGGCGGCCAGACCCACAGCCAGAGCATCGAAGCGGTGTTCACCCAGGTCTGCGGCCTGCGCACGGTGATGCCGTCCAATCCCTATGACGCCAAGGGCCTGCTGATCGCCTCCATCGAAAACGATGACCCGGTGATCTTCCTTGAACCTAAACGCCTGTACAACGGCCCGTTCGACGGCCACCACGACCGCCCGGTAACACCGTGGTCGAAACACCCGCAAGCCCAGGTGCCGGACGGTTACTACACGGTGCCGCTGGACGTGGCCGCCATCGTGCGCCCTGGCTCGGCTGTCACTGTGCTGACCTACGGCACCACTGTGTATGTGTCGCAGGTCGCCGCCGAAGAAACCGGCATCGACGCCGAAGTCATCGACCTGCGCAGCCTGTGGCCGCTGGACCTGGACACCATCGTCAAGTCCGTGAAGAAAACCGGCCGTTGCGTGGTGGTGCACGAAGCCACCCGTACCTGCGGCTTTGGTGCCGAGTTGGTGGCGCTGGTGCAGGAGCATTGCTTCCACCACCTGGAAGCGCCGATCGAACGCGTCACCGGTTGGGACACCCCCTACCCGCACGCGCAGGAGTGGGCGTATTTCCCAGGCCCGTCCCGAGTGGGCGCGGCGTTGAAACGGGTCATGGAGGTCTGA
Coding sequences within:
- a CDS encoding alpha-ketoacid dehydrogenase subunit beta, with the protein product MNDHNNSIELETAMTTTTMTMIQALRSAMDVMLERDDNVVVFGQDVGYFGGVFRCTEGLQTKYGSSRVFDAPISESGIIGVAVGMGAYGLRPVAEIQFADYVYPATDQIISEAARLRYRSAGQFTAPLTMRMPCGGGIYGGQTHSQSIEAVFTQVCGLRTVMPSNPYDAKGLLIASIENDDPVIFLEPKRLYNGPFDGHHDRPVTPWSKHPQAQVPDGYYTVPLDVAAIVRPGSAVTVLTYGTTVYVSQVAAEETGIDAEVIDLRSLWPLDLDTIVKSVKKTGRCVVVHEATRTCGFGAELVALVQEHCFHHLEAPIERVTGWDTPYPHAQEWAYFPGPSRVGAALKRVMEV